Proteins from a genomic interval of Schistocerca serialis cubense isolate TAMUIC-IGC-003099 chromosome 11, iqSchSeri2.2, whole genome shotgun sequence:
- the LOC126426866 gene encoding speckle-type POZ protein-like isoform X2, giving the protein MSAVTEVQNTTTEALAALLDGGDGALVTLVAGETRVAAHRAVLAAASPVFAAMFAHDMLEASCGQVSIDDVEGPVLRLLVAYTYTLQAPQLPDTAAQLLSAADKYGLSALKAACERQLISQLAVETAAATAVTAVRHSCPDATRAAVAFIKDHLQVMATRGWVDAVLEYPQEVIEVGRLLGEPPAEASSPTATGGGPTPNSDRQPHSGHSRTPAAAAPPTSARHTPPPDDAAVSRFRLQSGGLLFR; this is encoded by the exons ATGTCGGCAGTTACGGAGGTTCAGAACACCACAACCGAGGCCCTGGCCGCCCTGCTAGACGGGGGTGACGGCGCCCTGGTGACGCTGGTGGCGGGCGAGACGAGGGTGGCGGCTCACAGGGCCGTGTTGGCGGCCGCGAGCCCCGTGTTCGCAGCGATGTTCGCGCACGACATGCTGGAGGCCAGCTGCGGCCAGGTGAGCATCGACGACGTGGAGGGCCCGGTGCTGAGGCTCCTGGTCGCCTACACGTATACCCTGCAGGCCCCCCAGCTGCCCGACACGGCCGCCCAGCTGCTCTCGGCGGCCGACAAATACGGCTTGTCGGCCCTGAAGGCTGCCTGCGAGCGGCAGCTGATCTCTCAGTTGGCCGTCGAGACCGCAGCGGCGACGGCCGTCACGGCAGTGAGGCACTCGTGCCCGGACGCCACCAGGGCTGCCGTCGCCTTCATAAAGGACCACCTGCAGGTGATGGCCACGCGGGGCTGGGTGGACGCTGTGCTCGAGTACCCGCAAGAAGTCATTGAAGTCGGCCGTCTGCTCGGTGAGCCACCTGCAGAAGCCAG CTCGCCGACCGCCACAGGGGGCGGGCCCACCCCCAACTCTGACCGTCAACCCCACAGCGGCCACAGCCGGACTCCTGCTGCAGCTGCGCCTCCCACGTCTGCCAGACACACCCCTCCACCCGATGACGCAGCTGTCTCTCGCTTCCG ACTTCAAAGTGGTGGTTTGTTGTTCCGGTGA
- the LOC126426866 gene encoding speckle-type POZ protein-like isoform X1: MSAVTEVQNTTTEALAALLDGGDGALVTLVAGETRVAAHRAVLAAASPVFAAMFAHDMLEASCGQVSIDDVEGPVLRLLVAYTYTLQAPQLPDTAAQLLSAADKYGLSALKAACERQLISQLAVETAAATAVTAVRHSCPDATRAAVAFIKDHLQVMATRGWVDAVLEYPQEVIEVGRLLGEPPAEASSPTATGGGPTPNSDRQPHSGHSRTPAAAAPPTSARHTPPPDDAAVSRFRLFVCRLQSGGLLFR; the protein is encoded by the exons ATGTCGGCAGTTACGGAGGTTCAGAACACCACAACCGAGGCCCTGGCCGCCCTGCTAGACGGGGGTGACGGCGCCCTGGTGACGCTGGTGGCGGGCGAGACGAGGGTGGCGGCTCACAGGGCCGTGTTGGCGGCCGCGAGCCCCGTGTTCGCAGCGATGTTCGCGCACGACATGCTGGAGGCCAGCTGCGGCCAGGTGAGCATCGACGACGTGGAGGGCCCGGTGCTGAGGCTCCTGGTCGCCTACACGTATACCCTGCAGGCCCCCCAGCTGCCCGACACGGCCGCCCAGCTGCTCTCGGCGGCCGACAAATACGGCTTGTCGGCCCTGAAGGCTGCCTGCGAGCGGCAGCTGATCTCTCAGTTGGCCGTCGAGACCGCAGCGGCGACGGCCGTCACGGCAGTGAGGCACTCGTGCCCGGACGCCACCAGGGCTGCCGTCGCCTTCATAAAGGACCACCTGCAGGTGATGGCCACGCGGGGCTGGGTGGACGCTGTGCTCGAGTACCCGCAAGAAGTCATTGAAGTCGGCCGTCTGCTCGGTGAGCCACCTGCAGAAGCCAG CTCGCCGACCGCCACAGGGGGCGGGCCCACCCCCAACTCTGACCGTCAACCCCACAGCGGCCACAGCCGGACTCCTGCTGCAGCTGCGCCTCCCACGTCTGCCAGACACACCCCTCCACCCGATGACGCAGCTGTCTCTCGCTTCCG TTTGTTTGTTTGCAGACTTCAAAGTGGTGGTTTGTTGTTCCGGTGA